In Acidobacteriota bacterium, one genomic interval encodes:
- a CDS encoding oxygenase MpaB family protein — translation MRVPSAYSDSYPRVRSSDPEGVDSYIRHTTIGDPELDPVLEELSDLPPADLHRYIRAIIEWEGDTLCTAPRVLRDFFDTLEEPTWLDWDGLEPGIRTFYKNADLMLGAFVTGVLVEGFSTLIAKSFSITGRVNYTTRRLKQNNRQLLDIFFPRGLYRNGEGWKLSVRVRFVHGRMRSLLAKSPDWDHEAWGTPLSAAHLGYAISVFSKRLLDYSTLLGAKFSEEERKGVMDVWRYSGFLMGIPESILYASEEEATRVYEMAYLCEPPPSVESGHLANTLIQSIPTVAQIKDTAEEKKIVKLAYRLSRALIGNELADGFGYPKQRPWHVGTLALFRARQRLLRRWSGAETLRANNITQLLQISVYDEGGLSYRMPDHVKAEEQNPW, via the coding sequence ATGAGAGTGCCGTCCGCGTACTCGGATTCGTACCCGCGGGTTCGGTCCTCCGACCCGGAGGGTGTGGACAGCTACATCCGCCACACGACCATCGGCGACCCCGAACTCGACCCGGTCCTCGAGGAGCTCTCCGACCTGCCGCCAGCGGATCTGCACCGTTACATTCGCGCCATCATCGAGTGGGAGGGCGACACCTTGTGCACCGCGCCTCGGGTGCTCCGCGACTTCTTCGACACCCTCGAAGAACCGACCTGGCTGGACTGGGACGGCCTGGAGCCGGGAATTCGCACGTTCTACAAGAACGCGGATCTCATGCTGGGCGCGTTCGTCACCGGAGTGCTGGTCGAAGGCTTCTCGACCTTGATCGCCAAGTCCTTCAGCATCACGGGAAGGGTGAACTACACCACCAGGCGCCTCAAGCAGAACAACCGCCAGTTGCTGGACATCTTCTTCCCGAGAGGCCTGTATCGGAACGGCGAGGGCTGGAAGCTGTCAGTCCGCGTCCGCTTCGTGCACGGGCGGATGAGAAGTCTGCTCGCGAAGTCCCCGGATTGGGACCACGAGGCCTGGGGCACTCCGCTGAGCGCCGCGCACCTGGGCTATGCGATCTCCGTGTTCTCGAAGCGCCTGCTCGACTACTCGACGCTGCTGGGCGCCAAGTTCTCGGAGGAAGAACGCAAGGGCGTCATGGACGTCTGGCGCTACTCCGGCTTCCTCATGGGCATTCCGGAGAGCATCCTGTACGCCTCCGAAGAAGAGGCCACGCGCGTGTACGAGATGGCCTACCTCTGCGAGCCGCCACCGAGCGTCGAGTCGGGACACCTGGCGAACACGCTGATCCAGTCGATACCCACCGTTGCGCAGATCAAGGACACAGCCGAAGAGAAGAAGATCGTGAAACTGGCGTACCGCCTTTCACGAGCGCTTATCGGCAACGAGCTCGCCGACGGCTTCGGGTACCCGAAGCAACGACCCTGGCACGTCGGAACGCTCGCACTGTTTCGGGCCAGACAGCGTCTGCTGCGGCGCTGGTCGGGCGCCGAGACTCTCCGGGCCAACAACATCACCCAGCTCCTCCAGATCTCGGTGTATGACGAGGGGGGCCTCAGCTACAGGATGCCCGACCACGTCAAGGCCGAGGAACAGAATCCCTGGTAG
- a CDS encoding beta-ketoacyl-[acyl-carrier-protein] synthase family protein: MAEPRRVAVTGLGVACAIGTDVESFRTSLFAGRGGIARLESLDTSEMKVGIGGEVDPEFVPAGLKRLRRRPADRAVDLGLVTAAEALEDAGLIDGAPPYEPQPVAVILGTAVGAAESNTTLQQRFAERGVRGLRPTSVPRVMDNAISGGISIHFRLTGANFVVISACTSATNAMGAAYRMVRHGYADTVLTGGADGFFDPFYYGVWNNLGVMSKNPDPARACRPFDADRDGCVLGEGAGMLVFESWDRARSRGARIRGEIVGYGESSDAAHITSPSAEGQAVAMRAALASAGIEPADLGAVNAHGTATLANDVCESGSICAVLGGAAERAPVSANKSYFGHTLGASGAIESVASLLGIEQGLLPPNLNLEHPDPECRVRLVSGDAESLERPFVMKNSFGFGGSNGVLVLGPGE, translated from the coding sequence ATGGCTGAGCCACGTCGTGTCGCGGTCACCGGTCTCGGCGTCGCCTGCGCCATCGGCACGGACGTCGAGTCGTTCCGGACCAGCCTGTTCGCCGGTCGCGGTGGCATCGCCAGGCTCGAGTCGCTCGACACGTCGGAGATGAAGGTCGGTATCGGCGGCGAGGTCGATCCGGAGTTCGTCCCGGCCGGGCTCAAGCGCCTGCGCCGCCGGCCGGCGGATCGGGCGGTCGACCTGGGGCTGGTGACCGCCGCAGAGGCGCTCGAGGACGCGGGCCTGATCGACGGCGCTCCGCCCTACGAGCCGCAGCCGGTAGCGGTGATCCTGGGAACGGCGGTCGGCGCGGCCGAGAGCAACACGACGCTGCAGCAGCGTTTCGCGGAACGCGGGGTCCGCGGCCTGCGGCCGACCAGCGTGCCGCGCGTCATGGACAACGCGATCTCGGGCGGCATCTCGATCCACTTCCGGCTCACGGGCGCCAACTTCGTCGTCATCTCGGCCTGCACGTCGGCGACCAACGCGATGGGGGCGGCCTACCGGATGGTGAGGCACGGCTACGCCGACACCGTGCTGACCGGCGGCGCCGACGGCTTCTTCGACCCGTTCTACTACGGCGTCTGGAACAACCTGGGCGTGATGTCGAAGAACCCGGATCCGGCCCGGGCGTGCCGGCCGTTCGACGCCGACCGCGACGGCTGCGTCCTCGGCGAGGGCGCGGGCATGCTGGTGTTCGAGTCGTGGGATCGGGCCCGAAGCCGGGGCGCCCGGATCCGGGGCGAGATCGTGGGCTACGGCGAGTCGTCCGATGCCGCTCACATCACCAGCCCGAGTGCCGAGGGCCAGGCGGTGGCGATGCGGGCGGCTCTGGCGTCCGCCGGAATCGAACCGGCTGATCTCGGTGCGGTGAACGCCCACGGCACCGCCACGCTGGCCAACGACGTCTGCGAGAGCGGGTCGATCTGCGCGGTGCTGGGCGGCGCCGCCGAACGCGCGCCGGTTTCCGCGAACAAGTCCTACTTCGGCCACACGCTGGGGGCCTCAGGCGCGATCGAGTCGGTCGCTTCCCTGCTTGGCATCGAACAGGGTCTGCTGCCGCCGAACCTCAACCTCGAGCATCCCGACCCGGAGTGCCGCGTCCGGCTGGTGAGCGGCGATGCGGAATCGCTCGAACGGCCTTTCGTGATGAAGAACAGTTTTGGCTTCGGAGGCAGCAACGGCGTCCTGGTGCTGGGTCCCGGAGAGTAG
- a CDS encoding SDR family NAD(P)-dependent oxidoreductase has protein sequence MTPSLSGQVILVTGSTRGIGRATAEAAAALGATVAVHGRELAQVEAVCGEMGSESVLPLAADFDDPENAASLVDDVVERCGRIDGLVNNAGGGRPVAFRGLDLESWRATQRVNLEAAFAASRAAYKVMRKARSGSIVNMASLAAHGPGGWMGADYAASKAGMVSLTRSLALEAARFGVRCNAVSPGFIETDMTTELSEDQRQRLPVPLGRLGTPAEVAACVTFLLSPLSSYITGQVIHVNGGLSMYG, from the coding sequence ATGACTCCCTCCCTCTCCGGTCAGGTGATTCTCGTCACCGGTTCGACCCGCGGCATCGGCCGGGCGACCGCCGAAGCCGCGGCCGCGCTCGGCGCCACGGTTGCGGTTCACGGGCGGGAACTCGCCCAGGTCGAGGCGGTCTGCGGCGAGATGGGTTCGGAGAGCGTCCTGCCGCTGGCGGCCGACTTCGACGACCCGGAGAACGCGGCGTCGCTCGTCGACGACGTGGTCGAGCGCTGCGGCCGGATCGACGGCCTGGTCAACAACGCGGGCGGCGGCCGCCCGGTCGCCTTTCGCGGCCTCGACCTGGAGTCCTGGCGTGCGACCCAGCGCGTCAACCTGGAGGCCGCGTTCGCTGCGTCGCGCGCCGCCTACAAGGTGATGCGCAAGGCGCGGAGTGGCAGCATCGTGAACATGGCGTCACTGGCCGCCCACGGTCCTGGCGGCTGGATGGGTGCGGACTACGCGGCCTCGAAAGCCGGCATGGTCAGTCTCACCCGCAGCCTCGCCCTCGAGGCGGCCCGGTTCGGCGTCCGCTGCAACGCGGTGTCGCCGGGCTTCATCGAAACGGACATGACGACCGAGCTCTCCGAAGACCAGCGGCAGCGACTGCCCGTGCCGCTCGGGCGCCTGGGAACGCCGGCCGAGGTCGCCGCCTGCGTCACCTTCCTGCTGTCGCCTTTGTCGTCGTACATCACCGGCCAGGTGATTCACGTCAACGGCGGGTTGTCGATGTATGGCTGA
- a CDS encoding 2Fe-2S iron-sulfur cluster-binding protein, with protein MATLLVDGRRVEAQAGDSLLVALVRVGLHPTGGGCLCAGGDCPNCLVTVDGVAYTRSCQVQAVAGMEVTREHLGDEEPALLAKDPTSAGNAAPVRHVHCDTVVIGQGDSGREAAREAGEAGLHVVTLDAREGQHVTGVYPGPLVVASDKAGRVLHVHPRREIVVATGAAEIQPVVPGSDLDGLVTARGAAELVAAGIDLGRAVAVGERSAGLPADSLAAHFPVGEGGWELVRFEGDGRIEAVVVRRHGDTGATEERIECDTAILGLGRNPRNALARMAFDLPVRVVGSAAAEPELPPCPREGTVCPCSGVTVADLDGVWGRGFHEMELLKRATLAGTGTCQGGVCLPYLRSFLLERGGRLQPAFTARPLNRQLTVRELAAGAHTAVTARSPLHDEHLSLGARMDRAGGWWRPWTYGRRDDEYRSVRERVSLGDVSPLGKMLISGPDAEAFLERIVPTRVATIRSGRCRYVLMLDERAYLLDDGILCREVTAGPSSGDLLDDGMLCREADQGAGDRFFLTSTSGGSGFFELWLRDWAEAFGCDVRILNQTASLAAINVTGPQAARLLARAGARELPAFGRHRAVRIAGVDCRVVRLSFTGELSYELHHPAADAPTLWRRLLAMGAGFKVQPHGLETLLRLRLEKGHIVIGQDTDYDSTPRRLAHEWAVNLNKGDFVGRQATLRTNKQPLDKRLVTLRADDPPPPETVETPSAEGAAIHDGDHYAGYVTSDAGTAADGGVPMLGWLYLSAEGKLPREVTVDGRPARRVDGPTYDPDGERARTAVDTASETPENIREFPVARSEATDLAAEAPAEPPLLRRLEATRVSATSKALDALVERPPWTAGALAFRTAPDELLVTAPPDFEVAGDPHALVERETAFSYVWLDEVTAERFLDRECEWRRPDARPALAQGEVAGIPAKLWLEAGRTLILTPAPFASAFQRRLTGSLAEIEGDAS; from the coding sequence ATGGCGACTCTTCTGGTGGACGGGCGGCGGGTCGAGGCGCAGGCGGGCGACAGCCTGCTGGTCGCGCTGGTTCGCGTCGGTCTGCATCCGACCGGCGGCGGGTGCCTTTGCGCGGGCGGTGACTGCCCGAACTGCCTCGTGACGGTTGACGGCGTCGCCTACACGCGGAGTTGTCAGGTACAGGCCGTGGCCGGCATGGAGGTGACGCGCGAACACCTCGGCGACGAGGAACCGGCCCTGCTGGCCAAGGACCCGACATCGGCCGGGAACGCGGCGCCGGTGCGTCATGTCCACTGCGACACGGTCGTCATTGGACAGGGCGACTCGGGGCGCGAGGCCGCGCGGGAGGCCGGGGAGGCGGGCCTGCATGTCGTGACTCTGGACGCGCGCGAGGGGCAGCACGTCACCGGCGTCTATCCCGGACCGCTGGTCGTGGCCTCGGACAAAGCGGGGCGCGTGCTACACGTCCATCCGCGGCGGGAGATCGTCGTCGCCACTGGCGCCGCGGAGATTCAGCCCGTCGTTCCCGGCAGCGATCTGGACGGGCTGGTCACGGCGCGTGGGGCAGCGGAGCTCGTGGCCGCGGGTATCGACCTGGGCCGTGCCGTCGCCGTGGGCGAGAGGTCGGCGGGCCTGCCGGCCGACTCGCTGGCCGCCCACTTCCCGGTCGGCGAAGGCGGCTGGGAGCTTGTCCGCTTCGAGGGCGACGGCCGAATCGAGGCGGTGGTCGTCCGGCGGCACGGCGACACCGGCGCCACCGAAGAGCGGATCGAATGCGACACGGCGATCCTCGGTCTCGGCCGCAATCCGCGCAACGCCCTGGCCCGGATGGCCTTCGACCTGCCGGTGCGAGTCGTCGGCAGCGCCGCGGCGGAACCGGAACTACCGCCCTGCCCCCGGGAGGGAACGGTGTGCCCCTGCAGCGGCGTCACCGTTGCCGACCTGGACGGCGTCTGGGGGCGCGGCTTCCACGAGATGGAGTTGCTCAAACGGGCGACGCTAGCCGGCACCGGGACCTGCCAGGGCGGCGTCTGCCTGCCCTACCTGCGCAGCTTCCTGCTGGAGCGCGGCGGCCGGCTGCAGCCCGCGTTCACCGCCCGGCCGCTCAACCGGCAACTGACGGTGCGCGAACTGGCCGCCGGCGCGCATACCGCCGTGACCGCCCGCTCGCCTCTCCACGACGAGCACCTGAGCCTGGGCGCGAGAATGGACCGCGCCGGCGGCTGGTGGCGGCCCTGGACCTACGGCCGGAGAGACGACGAGTATCGCTCCGTGCGCGAGCGTGTCTCGCTCGGCGATGTGAGTCCGCTCGGCAAGATGCTGATCTCCGGGCCGGACGCCGAAGCGTTTCTCGAACGGATCGTCCCCACCAGGGTCGCGACGATCCGTTCCGGCCGCTGCCGCTATGTCCTCATGCTGGACGAACGGGCTTACCTGCTAGACGACGGAATCCTGTGCCGCGAAGTGACCGCGGGGCCCAGCAGCGGGGATCTCCTCGACGACGGCATGCTCTGCCGGGAGGCGGACCAGGGCGCCGGCGACCGCTTTTTCCTCACCTCGACCTCCGGGGGGTCCGGCTTCTTCGAGCTGTGGCTGCGCGACTGGGCCGAAGCCTTCGGCTGCGATGTCCGCATCCTGAACCAGACCGCGTCGCTGGCGGCGATCAACGTCACCGGACCTCAGGCGGCCCGACTGCTGGCGCGCGCCGGCGCCCGGGAGCTTCCCGCGTTCGGCCGGCATCGGGCGGTGCGGATCGCCGGCGTCGACTGCCGGGTCGTTCGCTTGAGCTTCACGGGCGAGCTCTCCTACGAACTCCACCACCCGGCCGCTGACGCCCCCACGCTGTGGCGGCGGCTGCTGGCCATGGGCGCCGGGTTCAAGGTCCAGCCGCACGGGCTCGAGACCCTGCTTCGTCTGCGGCTCGAGAAGGGTCACATCGTCATCGGCCAGGACACGGACTACGACTCGACTCCGCGCCGACTGGCCCACGAGTGGGCGGTCAACCTGAACAAGGGTGACTTCGTTGGGCGCCAGGCCACCCTGCGGACGAACAAGCAACCGCTCGACAAACGGCTGGTCACGCTCCGGGCGGACGATCCGCCGCCACCGGAGACCGTCGAGACTCCCTCCGCCGAGGGCGCGGCCATCCATGACGGCGACCACTATGCCGGCTACGTGACCTCCGACGCCGGCACGGCAGCAGACGGCGGCGTGCCGATGCTCGGCTGGCTCTACCTGAGTGCGGAGGGCAAACTGCCCCGCGAGGTCACGGTCGATGGCCGACCGGCGCGACGGGTCGACGGCCCGACCTACGACCCGGACGGAGAACGGGCTCGAACCGCGGTTGACACAGCCAGCGAGACGCCGGAGAACATCCGTGAGTTCCCGGTTGCGCGTTCGGAGGCAACCGACCTCGCCGCCGAAGCCCCAGCCGAGCCCCCGCTGCTGCGCCGGCTGGAAGCAACCCGCGTGTCGGCTACGTCGAAGGCCCTCGACGCACTGGTCGAGCGGCCGCCCTGGACCGCCGGCGCCCTCGCCTTCCGCACCGCTCCCGACGAACTCCTGGTGACGGCGCCGCCGGACTTCGAAGTCGCCGGCGACCCGCACGCGCTCGTCGAACGCGAAACCGCGTTCAGCTACGTCTGGCTCGACGAAGTCACGGCCGAGCGGTTCCTCGACCGCGAGTGCGAGTGGCGGCGGCCCGACGCGAGACCGGCCCTCGCCCAGGGCGAGGTCGCCGGCATCCCGGCCAAGCTCTGGCTCGAGGCCGGGAGGACCCTCATCCTCACGCCGGCCCCCTTCGCATCCGCCTTCCAGCGCCGCCTGACCGGCTCACTCGCAGAGATCGAGGGGGACGCTTCATGA
- a CDS encoding FAD-dependent oxidoreductase, which produces MNEFVERQMKLTWRQPKKSYDVVIVGAGGHGLATAYYLATRHGMSNVAVFERGYIGGGNSGRNTTIIRANYGIPAAVRFYQRSVDLYRGLEEETDRWLMHQQKGILWMAHSEAAVRAERMRAKLNTEFGAETEFVGSSQVQELCPQLDMSGGGRWPVLGASYHPQGATARHDRVVWALAEGAMERGAHVHQNTPVEGLILDGERVAGVRTAAGDVAAGAVVSAVGGHVSRIAAMAGLRLPIRTHRLQAFVTNHYQRQFGPIVASSELFFYASQTARGEMLLGAEIDPQPSFSYRSSHDFVQDVCRRALHLLPFMANLRVLRQWTGVCDMSPDYSPIMGRTGVPGFYITTGWGTWGFKAIPAGGEQMAELIASGETPELIAPFGLDRFARDRTMADRGSAGTH; this is translated from the coding sequence ATGAACGAGTTCGTCGAGCGCCAGATGAAGCTGACCTGGCGGCAGCCAAAGAAGAGCTACGACGTGGTGATCGTCGGCGCCGGCGGACACGGGCTGGCCACCGCCTACTACCTGGCGACCCGTCACGGGATGTCGAACGTCGCCGTATTCGAGCGCGGCTACATCGGCGGGGGCAACTCGGGACGGAACACGACGATCATCCGCGCCAACTACGGCATCCCGGCCGCGGTCCGCTTCTACCAGCGCAGCGTCGACCTCTACCGGGGCCTGGAAGAGGAGACGGACCGCTGGCTCATGCACCAGCAGAAGGGGATTCTGTGGATGGCGCACTCGGAAGCCGCCGTGCGGGCCGAACGGATGCGGGCGAAGCTGAACACCGAGTTCGGCGCCGAAACCGAGTTCGTCGGGTCGTCCCAGGTCCAGGAACTCTGCCCGCAGCTTGACATGTCGGGTGGCGGCCGCTGGCCGGTGCTGGGCGCCTCCTACCATCCGCAGGGGGCCACCGCCCGTCACGACCGGGTGGTCTGGGCGCTCGCCGAAGGCGCGATGGAGCGCGGCGCCCACGTCCACCAGAACACGCCGGTGGAAGGTCTGATCCTCGACGGCGAGCGGGTCGCCGGCGTCAGGACCGCGGCGGGCGACGTCGCCGCCGGCGCCGTCGTCTCGGCGGTCGGCGGCCACGTCAGCCGCATCGCGGCCATGGCGGGCCTTCGCCTGCCCATCCGCACCCACCGGCTCCAGGCGTTCGTCACGAACCACTACCAGCGACAGTTCGGGCCCATCGTCGCCTCGTCGGAGCTCTTCTTCTACGCCTCGCAGACCGCCCGCGGCGAGATGCTCCTGGGCGCCGAGATCGACCCGCAGCCCAGCTTCTCGTACCGCTCGAGCCACGACTTCGTCCAGGACGTCTGTCGGCGCGCGCTCCACCTGCTGCCCTTCATGGCGAACCTGCGGGTGCTGCGGCAGTGGACCGGCGTCTGCGACATGAGCCCCGACTACTCGCCGATCATGGGCCGCACGGGCGTGCCGGGCTTCTACATCACGACCGGCTGGGGCACCTGGGGTTTCAAGGCGATCCCGGCCGGCGGCGAGCAGATGGCCGAACTCATCGCCAGCGGCGAGACTCCGGAGCTCATCGCACCGTTCGGGCTCGACCGCTTCGCCCGCGACCGCACGATGGCCGACCGCGGGTCGGCGGGGACGCACTAG
- a CDS encoding sarcosine oxidase subunit delta has protein sequence MSLRIPCPYCGDRSVHEFVHGEIRRVPDHLTDPDERDLDFAFHHDNEEGIVTERWFHAQGCRRWFEIRRDTTTDRIVEAEAS, from the coding sequence ATGAGCCTGCGCATCCCCTGCCCCTATTGCGGTGACCGCTCGGTCCACGAGTTCGTCCACGGCGAGATCCGGCGGGTACCGGACCATCTGACCGACCCGGACGAGCGCGATCTCGACTTCGCCTTCCACCACGACAACGAGGAGGGGATCGTCACCGAGCGCTGGTTCCACGCCCAGGGCTGCCGGCGCTGGTTCGAGATCCGGCGCGACACGACGACCGACCGGATCGTCGAAGCCGAAGCATCCTGA
- a CDS encoding DUF6265 family protein gives MKTAFFSFGFLMVLAYPLLVVGAIYLLLIAFERIRGCYGRPLNSPGGQSMRRTLFVLMIASLLSVTGVAADNHGPTVADLAWMTGTWSGAMGPGALEENWAEPKNGSMAALVRGFTGDGATNMIELISIEEENDSLVLRLKQWDAGMKPRYEGFLVMKLVESKDRMIKFENTGEGAAVLAKLGYSRPADDKFVISIETPTGQSFDITLDAVK, from the coding sequence ATGAAGACCGCGTTCTTCAGCTTCGGCTTCCTGATGGTGCTGGCCTATCCGCTGTTGGTCGTTGGGGCGATCTACCTACTGCTGATTGCATTCGAGCGCATCCGCGGCTGCTATGGTCGGCCGCTCAACTCCCCTGGAGGACAATCCATGCGCCGTACACTCTTCGTTCTGATGATCGCCAGTCTTCTGTCCGTGACCGGCGTCGCTGCCGACAACCACGGGCCCACGGTGGCCGATCTGGCCTGGATGACCGGGACCTGGAGCGGTGCGATGGGACCGGGTGCGCTGGAAGAGAACTGGGCTGAGCCCAAGAACGGCTCGATGGCCGCGCTCGTTCGCGGCTTCACCGGCGACGGCGCCACGAACATGATCGAGTTGATCTCGATCGAGGAGGAGAACGACTCCCTGGTGTTGCGCCTGAAGCAGTGGGACGCCGGCATGAAGCCCCGCTACGAGGGCTTCCTGGTGATGAAGCTCGTCGAATCGAAGGACCGGATGATCAAGTTCGAGAACACGGGCGAAGGAGCAGCAGTTCTGGCCAAGCTCGGCTACAGTCGCCCCGCCGACGACAAATTCGTCATCTCGATCGAGACGCCCACGGGCCAGTCGTTCGACATCACACTCGACGCAGTCAAGTAG
- a CDS encoding DUF2911 domain-containing protein: MALSRFGIAASVALLVAGVELFAGGDAATAQRKPASPAGSAATQIGGYFDPRSGYVNGGWIEVKFGRPLRRGRDIFGPPDFIAFLNDGAPVWRAGANYTTRLITELPLVIDDTRLEPGEYTMFIQLGPKRWILIISTWPAQETYDYQEREALFGAYGYTPDRDVLRTDMTLQPLPMSFEQLSWQFLDVTPEGGRLALVWDKQMASVPFQVAPPQAGEVDE, from the coding sequence GTGGCGCTGAGCCGGTTCGGAATCGCGGCGTCCGTGGCGCTCCTCGTCGCGGGCGTCGAGTTGTTTGCGGGCGGCGACGCCGCGACCGCCCAGCGGAAGCCGGCGAGCCCGGCAGGCTCCGCGGCAACCCAGATCGGTGGCTACTTCGACCCCCGCTCCGGCTACGTCAACGGCGGCTGGATCGAGGTCAAGTTCGGCCGGCCGTTGCGCCGCGGCCGGGACATCTTCGGGCCGCCGGACTTCATCGCGTTCCTGAACGATGGCGCCCCGGTGTGGCGGGCTGGCGCGAACTACACCACACGACTGATCACCGAGCTGCCACTCGTCATCGACGACACCCGCCTCGAGCCGGGCGAGTACACGATGTTCATCCAGCTCGGCCCGAAACGCTGGATCCTGATCATCTCGACGTGGCCGGCGCAGGAGACCTACGACTACCAGGAGCGGGAGGCGCTCTTCGGCGCCTACGGCTACACGCCGGACCGGGACGTGCTGCGCACCGACATGACGCTCCAGCCCCTGCCCATGTCCTTCGAGCAGCTTTCGTGGCAATTCCTCGACGTGACCCCGGAGGGCGGCCGCCTGGCATTAGTCTGGGACAAGCAGATGGCCTCCGTGCCGTTCCAGGTCGCCCCGCCGCAAGCAGGAGAAGTCGATGAATGA
- a CDS encoding GFA family protein — protein sequence MNESTAIGTRMRGQCLCSAVEFEVDVPERTYSICHCGMCRRWSGGPLMSVHCPEPNTEWLNDDGLTWYQGTPWAQRGFCSRCGSSLFWRLAQEPEGMLIVSVDALEDDGDFTLDRHIYNDARPDRYDFADDCPRVTEAELMKELGLG from the coding sequence ATGAATGAGTCCACAGCGATCGGTACCCGTATGCGCGGCCAGTGCCTCTGCAGCGCGGTCGAGTTCGAAGTCGACGTGCCCGAACGCACCTACAGCATCTGCCACTGCGGCATGTGCCGCCGCTGGTCCGGCGGCCCGCTGATGTCCGTCCATTGCCCCGAACCCAACACCGAATGGCTGAACGACGACGGCCTGACCTGGTACCAGGGCACTCCCTGGGCACAACGCGGTTTCTGCTCGCGCTGCGGATCCAGCTTGTTCTGGCGCCTGGCGCAGGAGCCGGAGGGCATGCTGATCGTCAGCGTCGATGCACTGGAAGACGACGGCGACTTCACGCTCGACCGCCACATCTACAACGACGCCAGGCCCGACCGCTACGACTTCGCCGACGACTGTCCGAGGGTGACGGAGGCGGAACTAATGAAGGAACTGGGGCTCGGGTAG